From the Panulirus ornatus isolate Po-2019 chromosome 58, ASM3632096v1, whole genome shotgun sequence genome, one window contains:
- the LOC139766742 gene encoding protein Star-like, with protein MPYDLGYVYDEELTEGKYCPHMRVTYERQLVIIFLEDARTAVWDGMAGDDPRVVSLLRDVFLQPPSVLPYNLSQDPYYLVSSKGGSWHYIHGFLHLMFSGQRKGFFVEAGALDGQQLSNSLWLEQELGWNGLLIEPNVVSYRALLAKHRKAWASNTCLSWDHLSRRSVHVSLGVESGYMVPWWHVIGSSYQLGVTMNSNKYDSFINMADHSYSWTQCFPLSSYLLALNISTIDVLSLDTQGSEKEILYSFPWNSVTVRVVIVEMVQDSLEPDADFLTFMNARGFLLLSHQEDYILVQQRDPFLSRRLS; from the exons ATGCCCTACGACCTGGGTTATGTGTATGACGAGGAACTTACTGAGGGTAAATATTGCCCACACATGAGAGTCACATACGAGAGGCAGTTGGTCATT ATTTTCCTAGAGGATGCGAGGACGGCTGTGTGGGATGGTATGGCAGGCGACGACCCACGTGTAGTGTCCCTTCTGCGTGATGTCTTCCTTCAGCCACCCTCAGTCCTGCCCTATAACCTGTCACAGGATCCTTACTACCTAGTCAGTAGCAAGGGCGGCTCCTGGCACTATATCCACGGATTCCTACACTTGATGTTCTCTGGGCAGAGGAAGGGTTTCTTCGTAGAAGCTGGAGCTCTGGACGGACAGCAGCTATCTAATAGCCTCTGGCTAGAGCAAGAACTGGGCTGGAACGGCCTACTGATAGAGCCTAATGTTGTGAGCTACAGGGCTCTACTGGCCAAACATCGCAAGGCTTGGGCCTCCAACACCTGCCTCTCGTGGGATCACTTGAGCAGGAGGTCAGTGCACGTCTCCCTGGGTGTGGAGAGTGGCTATATGGTGCCCTGGTGGCACGTAATAGGCTCCTCTTATCAACTGGGGGTCACTATGAACAGCAACAAATATGACTCCTTCATTAATATGGCAGACCACTCGTACAGCTGGACACAATGCTTCCCTCTCTCATCCTACCTTCTGGCACTCAACATCTCCACCATAGACGTACTCTCGCTAGATACTCAGGGTTCAGAAAAAGAGATCCTCTACTCCTTCCCGTGGAACAGTGTCACAGTGAGGGTAGTCATCGTGGAGATGGTACAAGATTCACTGGAACCTGATGCTGACTTCCTAACCTTCATGAACGCTCGAGGATTTCTGTTACTCTCACACCAGGAGGATTACATACTAGTCCAGCAGAGGGATCCATTCCTCTCCCGCCGGCTATCATGA